The Halobacteriovorax sp. HLS DNA segment TGTTCTAGAATTAGTAATGATCTATAAGTGGTTTAACTGGTCTCCAAGATATGGAATTGCTCATGATATATTTCATTTTCTGGGGCTAATAATATTATTTAAAATGTTTTGGCCAATTGAAATATCGAGACCAACTTTAATGTCCATGGTGTTTATGTATTCACTTATTATTTCTGTTGGGTTTGAAATAATTTTCGCATGCTGGTTCTTGAAAATAAGAGGGGAGCAAAAGCATAAGATTTATTTTGCTTCAAATGAGCCAGAGTGGAAGTATGTAAACCTACTCACTTACATAGCTGTAATAATTTGCTATGGCCTTCATATTGTTAACGCTTGGTTTGTCCTTGATCTAGCGCTTTAGCTCTTAAACGGGTCACTATCTATTAGTGACTCAAAACTCTTGTCTATAGGGTTAGGGGACTGTTCTTTGATCTTTACAAGTCCTCTCCACATTTTTAGATAGATGGACCAGAATGTTGGTCTTTCTTTGTCAAAATCAACAAATTTTGCAAGATGTTTCCATGGAACATGAGGATGTTGATGGTGAGCTAGGTGATGATGGTAGTTGAGATAAAACCATTGAGTAATTTTAGAGACTCTAAGGTTCCATGCTCCGTTTCTAATATCTCTTGGAGAGTAAGCATGATCTGCGTACTGTAGTGCCGACCATTGCGTCGCAAACCCTAGGTAGCAAATTATCCAACCAACAATTGTTAGATCTAGTAGATAAAAAATTGAAACCTGAAAAATGATTGAAAATAGTACTTCTACTCTCATTTTTCTAATATCACTAGGCGATTGTTCTTTTAAGTGGCGTAGCATTCCTGCACCACCCATTCTTCCTCTTTGATAATTGTCTTTACCGCTCCATCCACTGTTGAATAAGCTTTTGGGGTTTATCATAAGCCAAATTGCTCCTACAGGAGGGCTTATCCAGTAAACACCAGTTAGAATAAAATAGAGCATTACAGTTTTTAGAAAGTAGCTGTCTTTTTCGTGATATGCTTCGAACATTTCATAGTCCGTTCTGTTTTGTCTATGATGGTTTAGGTGGCAACTCTTTTGAAAAGAAAATCCGGTCGGAAATAGTGCCGCAAATATATTTCCGAAAACATAGTTTACAGTTTTATTCGTATTAAAACTTGAATGAACACTTTCATGTAGGAGTCCAAAAACAGTGTTACCGATAAAACCGAATGCGATAAAGCATATTATCTTAATATACCAGTGTGTAGTATGAGTGGCTCCCCATAGAAGAGTGAGCACGACGGCAATAGAGATAAGAGCAATAACTATATTTAGCTTGTTCGGTATTGATATATCTTTTCCAAGATAAGTAGATTTATAACTCATGTAGTTTCCTGTTAAGCATATTTCTTTTCATAGTTTCTTTGCTCAATGTTTGAAATATTTTTATTACTTTGTTGAATATACTTTGGACTGTTTGATTTGTACCAATGGTAAAGTTTTTTTAAATGATGTATTCCTACATTGGGATGTAAGTGATGCATGCAATGATATCCAATACCATGAGGACCAAAGAGGATTCTGTCCAAAAAGCTTAAGTGATGATCAAAGCTACATTCAATAATTGTGTAAACACTTCTATCGTCAACAATATCATACTCATGCTCAATAAGAAGTCTATATATACAAAGAACTCCTGCGACAGGTAGGGCGATTAGAAATGAGTATATAATAATAGTAAATTGAGAAGCAAAAAAGATTAAACCAATTAAAAATAATAATAAATAGCGATCCTCTTTACAACATTTGATAACTTCTTCATTTGTATTTAAGTCTTTCATAGATACATCTTGTAAAAAGATTCTGGCATAGCTTGTCCTCATCGTAGGAATATAGTACGCCATAGTACCAATTAAACTTCTTACATACCAAAAAGGAACAAAGAGAGGTCCTTTTTTAAAAGTTAGGATAAATTGCTCGAAACCGCTGCATTTCTTATTATAATTAAAGTAAGGGTCGTTCTCCATTAGGGTATTTCTATGATGGCGCAAGTGATGATAGGCCATAGCATTTATTGTCGTACCTATAGGGTACCCTGTGAGAAGTTCAAGTCCCCTTAAAGCAAAGGACTTTTTTTGAAAATTAATATGTGTAAGATCGTGTACAATGACTCCAAGACCGTGAATTCTTCCTGCAATAATAAGAATCCATAAAGGATAGAAAAAGTATGACGTTTGGAGCATTAGCCAAGAGCAACTAAAAATAACTGCCCAATCAAAGAGAGCTAATAGATAAAGAACTTTCATATCAGGTCTTTTTAATAGTTCTGCAGGAACATCACTACGTTTTTGGGAAATAAGTTCTCTGTTAATATGAAGCTCCAAGAAGAATCTGTCTCGAATAATAATACCATTTAAACTTAGTTCGTTTAAAGAGGGTAGAAAGAACTTTTTTTTTGCAGCTTAATTCTATGCTAGTATTTTAAATAACTAATTTTAGAGAGAAAAGTGGACAAGATTTTTTCAATACCAGATACTAAAAGACTCAAGTATATTGCTATCTATGGAATAGTTGCAACAGTCGCATTTACTGTTATTTATGGGTTTTGTAATAGTATGGCAACAACGGCCGTAACTAGGTACTCATTATACACTGACTGGGAACTAGATATTCCTCTTATTCCGTGGATGATCTACCCTTATTTATCACTCAACTTATTATTTTTAATCTCGGCTTTTGTCATTAAAGACGTTAGCGCTATTAAGGGATACTGTTTAGGAATTGTTGCTGGAGCACTCGCTGCGGGAGTTATATTCTACTTCTTTCCTGGGAATTTAGGCTTTGTCCGTCAAGAAGTTCCAGGATATGAGTCGATATATAGGGCCATGTTTGAAATTGATCAACCTCATAATTTATTTCCAAGCTTGCATATAACTTATTCGTCGATTTCCATATGGACAATGATTGAGCAAACCAGAAATAAAGTTTTTCATTTTATCTTGTGGCTCTGGTTAATCCTAATATCAATGTCTGTAGTTTTTGTTCATCAACATCATCTCTTTGACATTGTTTCAGGATACATATTGGCAATCATTGTCTTCAAGCTTGTAGTCACTAGATACCACCCGACAGTGTTTAAGCCTCACTCTTTTTTTTCAAAAAACCTTTAGCTAAACAAATATCTCCAAACAATGAAAAGAGAAATCCCACGCAAAGAATAGGACCGAATTGTCTCGGTGGTGCAAAGTAGCTTAACGAGAATATTAGACATAGAGAGCTAAGAAGTAGTCCCATCTGAAAAGCACATTTTTCATGATAACTGATTCCATCTGTTGAACCATTTTCATGAGCAAAGAGAAATTGGATAGCATTATCGCCTGTTACTCCGACCATCATGGTAATGAAGACACAACTTAGAAAGTTTATCTTAATATTGAAAATCCACATAAGGATCAGTAACAGAGACGGACCACAGAGACTTGAAAGAACAAAAGACAGTGGTGTTGGAAAGCGAAACCTATAGGCGAAGAATAATATAACTAGGCAAACTAATAAAAGAGACAGAGCTAGGCTTCTAAAGAATGCTAATGGAATCTTATCCATGAACTCAACATATGAAACGACTTCTCCTACTAGTTTACATTTGTCAGAACATATTCTTTCAATACCTTCTTTCGTCTTTTTGAAGATATCAAATTGAGTTTCCTTAAATAGAATTATATGTCTGGTGTTGCCTTCTTTTGAAAGATATCGATCTGCTAAAGGGGATTGCTTGAAATCATTAATCACTGCTGCTTGATATAACTTCGGAATATCCTTTACGAGAAAGTCTTCTACAGAATAATAGTCTTCAATGTGAGCTATGTTATCGTTCTTTTTAATCTCTTTGAGTATCATTTGTTGGGTAGAGCGAGATTGTTCCTTGTTGAAGATAAGTGATGCTTCACCTTCCCAACCTCGAGTTTGTTTTAGGACTTCAAAATCTCTATTTATTATATGATCTTTAGGAAAAAGAGAAAGAGGCGAGTCTGAAACTGAAAGTGTTATTAATATATAGAAAGAAAGTGGATAGAGTAAAAAACTAAAGTAGCCTAAGTAGCGATTAGGAGTAATGAGGTTGATGAAACTATTCCATTTTTTACTTGTTATAAATTTTGACTTTTGACTCTCTACCAATGAATTGACGTTAAATAAATTTAAAAAACCTGGCAAAATGAAGAAGATGGCGACCCATTCAAGAAGAGCACCTGTGGCCGCCATTATTCCAAATCTTGCAATAATGTCTATATCTGTAAAGTACAAGCTTCCAAAGCCAAGTATCGTTGTGAAAGAAGTGAAGAAGCTTGGTCTTTTAAGTTTCTTAAAAGTCTCCTTTAGCGATAGGCCTTTTAAATTTTCATGTAGAATGAAAAAGTAATCTTCTATTGAAGCAACAGCAATCATTATAAAAAGACCAGAAGAGAGAATCTCTATCGGGATTCCAAGGGATGCCATAATTCCGTGAACAACTACACCAACCCAAATGAATGAGGCACATAAAAGAAGTCCACTTTTAAAAGTTCCAAAAAAGAATCGAAACGAAAAAATGATAATTAATAGAAAGAGAATATTAAGTTTGAAGTTATGTTTAACACCTTGAATTGCATAATATGTATATATTGAAGTTCCTGCCATATGAATATCGAAACTTTGCTGTAACTCCCTATTCTCATTCTCTATTAAGTTTTGAATAGCTGAGGGCTTAAAGGAACCAAATCGATTTTCTTTATCAGCGTCCTTTAAACTAATCTCAAATGAATAGTTCGCTCCGTCTCTCGAACTGATAATGTTGTTCCAAGGTGTTGAAGAAAACCTGGTGAGCTCTTTTGCATAATCTTGATCGAGTAAGTCGGGTTTTATGAGCTTGTAATAGAAAAGATATTCCTTATCTTCAAATGTAGGAGTGTAGAAACTAAATGGAGAGATTATTTCATCTATATCGAAGTTCTTTCGTTTTTGACTGTTAATCCACTGATAAGATTTTTGCTTGTCTAAAGAGTTCCATTGCTCGTCCTTAGGACTTATTATGTAAAATAGTGAATTCTTAAAGCCAAATTCTTTACGTAATTCCCTGAAATTTTTAGAACTAGGAAGTTTTTGATCTACTAGTTCAGTCATTGAAACAAGAACTTTTAAGTCACTTAAATTTGGTAGTAAGACCAACAATGGAATCAAGAACAAGCATAAAGAGAAAATGATCTGAAAGCGTTTTTTGTTTTGGTACATTAGTATTTAAAGATAATGATTCCCTATTTATTTATTTAGAAATATAGGTGATAATTTGAAAGCAAAACTAAACTAGTTTAGTGCTCTTTAAATAAGTGTATAACAAGGACGAATTTAATGCATCTTAAAAAAATGGTAGGCCTTGCGGCTCTTCTCTCTATGACCTTAGCGGCAAACGCAAACTATCCTGACGCCTCAAAATGGTCTACATCATTTAAGTGGAAAAAATCGTCGCAAATGCCAAAGTTAATCAAGCAAGCTCAAAAAAGACATAACTCGAGAAAGGTTGCTAACTTTAATGCCATCGATTTATCTCTAATGAGCACAGAGTATAAAGGAATGGTTGAGAAAATTATTAATGCTGATAGTGCTGATAAGATTGCAAAGTTGATATCAGAGCTAGAGCCGAAGCTAGACGATATGCCTGCAGATGCAAAGTTCCTAGGTACACAGCTTGTAATGTTAAAGCCCTTTAGAGGTTTAATCTATCGTATGATTCCTCTTGTAGAGAAAGAGAAAATTACTCACTCGTATTTAAGAAATCAAGTTAAAATAGTAGCTTCAAATATGAGAGTTTATCTTCCAATGGAGCATTGGGAAGCTGGATTTGAATATATGACTGAGCCGTATCTAGCTAAAAATGGAAAAATTGTTACTCAATTTGATGATGATAAGAGCTTCCTTAAAGTAACTAAATCAGGAACAGAGAAATTTCAAGACTTTGTTGGTAATGAAGTCTATGAAGCAATGGCAACTGCTGCCAATAGAATTGAGACTATTGATTTCTCTGAAAAGCCAATGGTTTGGGATAATAAAGCAAGCTCAGGTAAGAAGTCATTCAAAGATGACTTTGAAGATATAAGATATAGAAACTTAGGTGAGGCCGAAAGGTATATTGCTCTAAGTTCTCTACATTTTGGTATGCACTACTTAAACTACCTTGTTTCCTATAACATTGAAGGAAGTTTAAAGCTTTCTAAAGACATCGGAAAGCTCTATGGGATTGATGGATTCTTTAGAGGTGAGATAGAAGGTGTACCTTCATATAAGTGGGTAAAGAAAGTTAATAGTAAATCATATGAGAATATTGGAAAACTTAGAAAGGGCTATAAGGCCAATATGGCCCTTAGTTACGATCACTTAAAAGAAGGTGTTCGTAATCTAAGAATTGCAAGAGAAGAGCTTCGAAATGAAAGTGCAAGTAGATTTTTGGCAATTGATCCAGCAAAGCTAAACGCATGGGATGAAAATATAGAAAGGCAATTTAAACATATTGAATGTTTAACTAATGATCAAAAAGAAAGTACGCCTTCTGCATGTCCAATTAGAAGTGCTGTCACTGGGCATACTGTAATCGTTGATCTAAAAGGTTTTTATATGAACCCTCCTAACGACTTAAAAGCATTCTTACCAACTAGCTGGGACACAAAGACTAAAATGATAAAGAAGCACGGGAAGGAATTCCCTAATTATAAATGGGGGACACCTACCCAGTGGAATGTCTCAGTTTATAAAAAGCATGTTTTTCCACAAATAACATCGGATCAAGATATTCCAAAGTATGTGAGAACTCTTAGACAGGCCTTTGGTGGAGAAGCCTTTGGTGTTCCGATGGCAATTTTTGTTGAATAACGAAGAAAAAATGTCCTAACTTTGAGAGCTTCTTTATAGAAGCTCTTTTTTTTTGTAATATATAACAATAATTAAAGGACAAAAATTGCTTAGTTTAATCTTTACAATACTCATTAATCTGACTTTCTCTTTAGAGATTAAAACTCTTGAACTTCAGTGTTCTCAAGGGAAGGCAAATTCTTGTTTTGATGTCGCCTATGGATATTCACTTAAAGGAGATCAAGTTCGGCCAATTCAATTTTTTGAAAAAGGTTGTGAATTTAAAGATGGAAAGTCTTGTTACGCTCTTTATAAAATAAATAAGAAACTAAAGCAGAAAATGGAGGAGGAGAAGTTTTTAGATTTCTCTTGTGACTATGAATTTGCTAAAGGATGTCTTGCTTTATCTAAAAAGAAATTCAAACAATCCGAGTTCTTACTGGGGCTTGAAAAGCTGAAAAAGGCATGTGTATTAAAAGATAAGGCATCTTGTGATTTTCTAAGAGAGAAAGAGTCTTACTTTTCAAGGGTAGTAAGAAGTTCGGAAAAAGAGCTAAAGAAAGAAGAGCTAGAACATCAAAAAATATATTTAAAAGAACTTAATTCTAGAATTACTT contains these protein-coding regions:
- a CDS encoding fatty acid desaturase; this translates as MSYKSTYLGKDISIPNKLNIVIALISIAVVLTLLWGATHTTHWYIKIICFIAFGFIGNTVFGLLHESVHSSFNTNKTVNYVFGNIFAALFPTGFSFQKSCHLNHHRQNRTDYEMFEAYHEKDSYFLKTVMLYFILTGVYWISPPVGAIWLMINPKSLFNSGWSGKDNYQRGRMGGAGMLRHLKEQSPSDIRKMRVEVLFSIIFQVSIFYLLDLTIVGWIICYLGFATQWSALQYADHAYSPRDIRNGAWNLRVSKITQWFYLNYHHHLAHHQHPHVPWKHLAKFVDFDKERPTFWSIYLKMWRGLVKIKEQSPNPIDKSFESLIDSDPFKS
- a CDS encoding fatty acid desaturase; amino-acid sequence: MELHINRELISQKRSDVPAELLKRPDMKVLYLLALFDWAVIFSCSWLMLQTSYFFYPLWILIIAGRIHGLGVIVHDLTHINFQKKSFALRGLELLTGYPIGTTINAMAYHHLRHHRNTLMENDPYFNYNKKCSGFEQFILTFKKGPLFVPFWYVRSLIGTMAYYIPTMRTSYARIFLQDVSMKDLNTNEEVIKCCKEDRYLLLFLIGLIFFASQFTIIIYSFLIALPVAGVLCIYRLLIEHEYDIVDDRSVYTIIECSFDHHLSFLDRILFGPHGIGYHCMHHLHPNVGIHHLKKLYHWYKSNSPKYIQQSNKNISNIEQRNYEKKYA
- a CDS encoding MMPL family transporter, which gives rise to MVLLPNLSDLKVLVSMTELVDQKLPSSKNFRELRKEFGFKNSLFYIISPKDEQWNSLDKQKSYQWINSQKRKNFDIDEIISPFSFYTPTFEDKEYLFYYKLIKPDLLDQDYAKELTRFSSTPWNNIISSRDGANYSFEISLKDADKENRFGSFKPSAIQNLIENENRELQQSFDIHMAGTSIYTYYAIQGVKHNFKLNILFLLIIIFSFRFFFGTFKSGLLLCASFIWVGVVVHGIMASLGIPIEILSSGLFIMIAVASIEDYFFILHENLKGLSLKETFKKLKRPSFFTSFTTILGFGSLYFTDIDIIARFGIMAATGALLEWVAIFFILPGFLNLFNVNSLVESQKSKFITSKKWNSFINLITPNRYLGYFSFLLYPLSFYILITLSVSDSPLSLFPKDHIINRDFEVLKQTRGWEGEASLIFNKEQSRSTQQMILKEIKKNDNIAHIEDYYSVEDFLVKDIPKLYQAAVINDFKQSPLADRYLSKEGNTRHIILFKETQFDIFKKTKEGIERICSDKCKLVGEVVSYVEFMDKIPLAFFRSLALSLLLVCLVILFFAYRFRFPTPLSFVLSSLCGPSLLLILMWIFNIKINFLSCVFITMMVGVTGDNAIQFLFAHENGSTDGISYHEKCAFQMGLLLSSLCLIFSLSYFAPPRQFGPILCVGFLFSLFGDICLAKGFLKKKSEA
- a CDS encoding phosphatase PAP2 family protein; its protein translation is MDKIFSIPDTKRLKYIAIYGIVATVAFTVIYGFCNSMATTAVTRYSLYTDWELDIPLIPWMIYPYLSLNLLFLISAFVIKDVSAIKGYCLGIVAGALAAGVIFYFFPGNLGFVRQEVPGYESIYRAMFEIDQPHNLFPSLHITYSSISIWTMIEQTRNKVFHFILWLWLILISMSVVFVHQHHLFDIVSGYILAIIVFKLVVTRYHPTVFKPHSFFSKNL